The window TGTGTCGCTTGAGGCGCTCTCTTCTTCACTCAAACTCAACGGCTTGAAAGCCAAAGGCGTGGTCGACCTTACGGCGCCGTTTCGCTGGGCGCATGGTAAATTCTCGATCCAAAATGGCCAAATCAACGGGAAAGGCCCGGGCATCATTCAGTATCGAAAAGGTTTGTCGAGCACGAATATCGCGTTCGCGGCGCTCGAAAACTTTCACTATAGCAGCCTATCTGGACAGCTTAGTTACGAACCAAACGGTCATTATCAAATCAAGTTGAGAATCGTTGGTACCAATCCTGACATGCCAAATCTTGGTGGGGTCCCCATCGCGTTCAACCCCACCATCCAAGGTCAGTTGCCATCAATGTTCTGGTCAGTTTTTGTGACTGGTGATTTTGAGCAAGATATATTAAAAGGGATGCACATTGGGAAATGATTCATGCAGCATTCAGCCAAACGCACTATGCTTGTCTACTACAGGATGAAATCAGGAGAAGCGATCATGAAACGTTGTCTTGCGTTGGGCGCTTTACTCGTCGGCTTGGCTGGTTGTAATCCGACCATCCGCATTGAAGCGCCGGATAAACCCATAGAAATCAATGCCACCATTACCATTGATCATAAAATCGAAGTTGCCGTCAAAAAAGAGCTCGATCAAGTACTGACGGAAGACAGCGGGCTATTCTAACCTACGGAGTGACACACCAATG of the Gammaproteobacteria bacterium genome contains:
- a CDS encoding YnbE family lipoprotein, with the translated sequence MKRCLALGALLVGLAGCNPTIRIEAPDKPIEINATITIDHKIEVAVKKELDQVLTEDSGLF